From a single Streptomyces sp. NBC_00377 genomic region:
- a CDS encoding sensor histidine kinase, whose product MVADTLLIALYAAIGAVAAGLTGAMALRLLRNRSVALSLAVVAAVTVAAMLAGTMLVSWAMFLSDHDLWVVTMVCSIAAAVSLVVALLLGRSVVKGSRALTEATRALGDDGTFIPPATAPTAELAQLSNQLAATSAKLTASRERERALEASRRELVAWISHDLRTPLAGLQAMTEALEDGMVQDPRVYLARIRNEVARMSDMVSDLFELSRIQAGVLALTPTRMSVYDLVGDAIAGADALAREHGVRLVGSRVEQVPVEVDGREMSRVLTNLLVNAIRRTPSDGTVAVSARREADRVVLAVTDGCGGIPPEDLPRVFDTGWRGTDARTPPAGAGLGLAIVRGIVEAHQGRAAVSNVPGGCRFEVHLPAAV is encoded by the coding sequence ATGGTGGCTGACACACTGCTCATCGCCCTGTACGCGGCCATCGGCGCGGTTGCCGCCGGGCTGACCGGCGCCATGGCCCTGCGGCTGCTGCGCAACCGGTCGGTCGCGCTGTCGCTGGCCGTGGTCGCGGCCGTCACGGTCGCCGCGATGCTCGCCGGAACGATGCTGGTGTCCTGGGCGATGTTCCTCTCGGACCACGACCTGTGGGTGGTGACGATGGTCTGCTCCATCGCCGCCGCCGTCTCCCTCGTCGTGGCGCTCCTGCTGGGCCGCAGCGTCGTCAAGGGCAGCCGGGCCCTGACCGAGGCCACCCGCGCCCTCGGCGACGACGGCACCTTCATCCCGCCCGCCACCGCGCCCACCGCCGAACTCGCGCAGCTGAGCAACCAGTTGGCCGCCACCAGCGCCAAGCTGACCGCCTCGCGGGAGCGGGAGAGGGCGTTGGAGGCCTCGCGCCGCGAGCTGGTGGCCTGGATCTCCCACGATCTGCGCACACCGCTGGCCGGACTCCAGGCGATGACCGAGGCGCTGGAGGACGGCATGGTGCAGGATCCGCGCGTGTACCTCGCCCGCATCCGTAACGAGGTCGCGCGCATGAGCGACATGGTCAGCGACCTCTTCGAGCTCTCCCGCATCCAGGCCGGCGTCCTCGCGCTGACCCCGACCCGCATGTCGGTGTACGACCTGGTCGGCGACGCCATCGCGGGCGCCGACGCCCTGGCCCGGGAGCACGGCGTGCGACTGGTGGGCAGCCGCGTGGAACAGGTGCCCGTGGAGGTCGACGGCCGTGAGATGTCCCGTGTCCTGACCAATCTCCTCGTCAACGCCATCCGCCGCACCCCCAGCGACGGCACCGTCGCCGTCTCCGCCCGCCGTGAGGCGGACCGCGTGGTGCTCGCGGTGACCGACGGCTGCGGCGGCATTCCGCCGGAGGACCTGCCCCGGGTCTTCGACACCGGCTGGCGCGGCACGGACGCCCGCACCCCGCCCGCCGGGGCCGGGCTGGGGCTGGCCATCGTCCGCGGGATCGTCGAGGCCCACCAGGGGCGGGCGGCCGTCAGCAACGTGCCGGGCGGCTGCCGTTTCGAGGTCCACCTGCCCGCGGCGGTCTGA
- a CDS encoding molybdopterin-dependent oxidoreductase — MKLRFPTPVFTGRLHDARTATSIGRWLGAAFAVCFVTGLISHFMQHPPDWAAGGIPSRPSWGYRLTQGLHVASGIAATPLLLAKLWTVYPRLFEWPPLRSPRHALERASVAVLVAGSVFELTTGLLNTVQWYPWPFSFVPVHYAVAWLVTGALLLHIAVKAPQIRAHWRRRSPGTLALPAQDAADRRSLLTAVGASVGAVTLTTVGQSFTPLKAFLLFAPRHPDRGPQGLPVNRTAAAAGVGRVADREYRLFVAGPRPYTLTLDELRALPQHEVELPIACVEGWSRSAHWSGVRVADLLERAGASPEVRVRVVSLQLRGGYRVSEMGHRHARDPLTLLALRLNGEELDPDHGYPARLIAPNRPGVLQTKWVGRLEVLS; from the coding sequence ATGAAACTGCGTTTCCCCACGCCGGTCTTCACGGGCAGGCTGCACGACGCCCGCACGGCGACCTCCATCGGCCGCTGGCTGGGAGCGGCCTTCGCCGTCTGCTTCGTCACCGGACTGATCAGCCACTTCATGCAGCATCCGCCCGACTGGGCGGCCGGCGGCATCCCGAGCCGCCCGTCCTGGGGCTACCGGCTCACCCAGGGCCTGCATGTCGCTTCCGGCATCGCCGCGACTCCGCTCCTGCTCGCCAAACTGTGGACGGTGTATCCACGGCTGTTCGAGTGGCCGCCGCTGCGGTCGCCTCGGCACGCGCTGGAGCGAGCGTCGGTCGCCGTACTGGTCGCGGGGTCCGTCTTCGAACTGACCACCGGCCTGCTGAACACGGTCCAGTGGTATCCGTGGCCGTTCTCGTTCGTGCCGGTGCACTACGCGGTGGCGTGGCTGGTGACCGGGGCGCTGCTGCTCCACATCGCCGTCAAGGCCCCGCAGATCCGGGCCCACTGGCGTCGGCGGTCGCCCGGGACCCTGGCGCTGCCGGCGCAGGACGCCGCCGACCGGCGGTCGTTGCTGACCGCGGTGGGTGCCTCCGTCGGCGCGGTCACCCTCACGACGGTCGGTCAGTCCTTCACTCCGCTCAAGGCGTTCCTCCTGTTCGCCCCCCGGCATCCGGACCGGGGCCCGCAGGGCCTGCCCGTCAACCGGACCGCGGCGGCGGCCGGGGTCGGCCGGGTCGCCGACCGGGAGTACCGCCTGTTCGTGGCCGGCCCGCGGCCGTACACCCTCACGCTGGACGAGCTGCGCGCGCTGCCGCAGCACGAGGTGGAGCTGCCGATCGCCTGTGTGGAGGGGTGGAGCAGGTCCGCCCACTGGTCGGGCGTGCGGGTGGCGGACCTGCTGGAGCGGGCGGGCGCGTCCCCGGAGGTACGGGTGCGGGTGGTGTCGCTGCAACTGCGCGGCGGCTACCGGGTGTCGGAGATGGGCCATCGGCACGCCCGCGATCCGCTGACCCTGCTCGCGCTCCGTCTGAACGGCGAGGAACTCGACCCCGACCACGGTTACCCGGCCCGGCTCATCGCCCCGAACCGGCCGGGCGTGCTGCAGACCAAGTGGGTCGGCCGGCTGGAGGTGCTGTCGTGA
- a CDS encoding DUF1996 domain-containing protein — protein sequence MRHNARKRSKTARRAIAAAAGLALGAGGLIVVNVYASAHESGNGYSTKRASQGAGQVLSAGAATISCPDVGAKLTSVPGRARAQVDRELALLDQQVAEAYQRLQNAAGAIQRDGGFADNAIMGPLKDKRVATIDRIAIAIGRSGTRPQGLESLAACSLRASGDQQGTGQGQGGAGRNGNGGRAGNGPVAADFVDITTVRPNVRTPRISRRASQGTFTTRCGVNANKLYNSDNIIVAPGVGNGAHHTHDYVGNQDNNAFTSNDQFAAAGTSCRNQGDKSTYYWPVLRLQDGTREFDAQRQGGGAEGNTGRILTASEVTLDFVGSPRGKVVAMPKFLRIITGDAKAFTNGTANANAAWSCTGFENRQLTDKYPICPEGSRLVRTSNFQSCWDGRSIDSANHRAHVAFADPRTGACPSGFKAVPKLVQRLVYDVDAPSLGDNGKSSPFYAVDGFPEQMHKPITDHGDFINVFDESLMNRMVQCINTGRKCR from the coding sequence ATGCGACACAACGCGCGCAAGCGATCGAAGACAGCGCGTCGGGCCATCGCCGCGGCGGCGGGCCTGGCGCTCGGCGCGGGAGGGCTGATCGTGGTCAACGTGTACGCCTCGGCCCATGAGAGCGGCAACGGCTACTCGACGAAACGCGCCTCCCAGGGGGCGGGCCAGGTCCTGTCGGCCGGAGCCGCCACGATCAGCTGCCCGGACGTCGGGGCGAAGCTGACCTCGGTCCCCGGTCGGGCGCGAGCGCAGGTCGACAGGGAACTGGCGCTCCTCGACCAGCAGGTGGCCGAGGCGTACCAGCGGCTGCAAAATGCGGCGGGGGCCATCCAGCGGGACGGCGGCTTCGCCGACAACGCGATCATGGGACCGCTCAAGGACAAGCGGGTCGCGACCATCGACCGGATCGCGATCGCCATCGGCCGGTCGGGCACCAGGCCGCAGGGCCTCGAATCCCTCGCCGCCTGTTCGCTGCGCGCGTCCGGCGATCAGCAGGGCACCGGCCAGGGCCAGGGCGGCGCCGGCCGGAACGGGAACGGCGGCCGGGCCGGCAACGGCCCTGTGGCCGCCGACTTCGTGGACATCACCACGGTCCGGCCGAACGTGCGCACCCCCCGCATCTCGCGCCGCGCCTCACAGGGCACCTTCACCACACGGTGCGGCGTCAACGCGAACAAGCTGTACAACTCCGACAACATCATCGTCGCCCCCGGTGTGGGCAACGGCGCGCACCACACGCACGACTACGTCGGCAACCAGGACAACAACGCGTTCACCAGCAACGACCAGTTCGCCGCCGCCGGGACCAGCTGCCGCAACCAGGGCGACAAGTCGACGTACTACTGGCCGGTGCTCCGTCTCCAGGACGGCACCCGGGAGTTCGACGCCCAGCGGCAGGGCGGCGGCGCCGAGGGCAACACCGGCCGCATCCTGACCGCTTCCGAGGTCACCCTGGACTTCGTCGGCAGTCCGCGGGGCAAGGTGGTGGCGATGCCCAAGTTCCTGCGGATCATCACCGGCGACGCCAAGGCGTTCACCAACGGCACCGCGAACGCCAACGCGGCCTGGAGCTGCACCGGCTTCGAGAACCGGCAGCTGACGGACAAGTATCCGATCTGCCCCGAAGGCAGCCGCCTGGTCCGTACGTCCAACTTCCAGAGCTGCTGGGACGGCCGGAGCATCGACAGCGCCAACCACCGCGCGCACGTCGCGTTCGCCGATCCGCGGACCGGCGCCTGCCCGAGCGGCTTCAAGGCCGTCCCGAAGCTGGTCCAGCGCCTCGTCTACGACGTGGACGCCCCCAGCCTCGGCGACAACGGGAAGTCGAGCCCGTTCTACGCAGTGGACGGCTTCCCGGAGCAGATGCACAAGCCGATCACCGACCACGGCGACTTCATCAACGTCTTCGACGAGAGCCTGATGAACCGGATGGTCCAGTGCATCAACACCGGCCGGAAGTGCCGCTGA